Proteins co-encoded in one Lysobacter solisilvae genomic window:
- a CDS encoding WS/DGAT/MGAT family O-acyltransferase → MAKVDTAWLRMEQPTNPMMITGVLMFAEVMSVTQLRRVIEQRWLAYRRFRQKAVDSAAGAFWETDDDLDLDWHVQLTALPGRGGKRGLEKFVSQLASTPLDTGRPLWQFHLVERYEGGSALIARIHHSYADGIALVQVLLSLTDTTREQVKGSDLQRAWLKQDGADVARRVGAAQRYMQLGSRMVEKGMEMYRDPTLAAVLAKEGGEIGRELLHAITLSDDPPSLLRGKLGVSKRVAWAEPLDLEEVKAVGRACECTVNDVLMATAAGALRDYMIERGDRVDGMTLRATVPVNLRPLEHARKLGNHFGLVFLDLPVGEANPIRRVERVAACMTSLKNSRQAIVSYGLLAALGMAPTAVQGVALDLFSRKATLVATNVPGPSQTLYMAGCALREMMFWVPQTGSIGVGISIMSYNGRVHFGLISDAKLIPDPDTVISRFGSEFDKLVYLSLMSDWDSKLDGTGADSLVSSQALHALDFVMS, encoded by the coding sequence ATGGCGAAGGTCGACACCGCCTGGCTGCGCATGGAGCAGCCCACCAATCCGATGATGATCACCGGCGTGCTGATGTTCGCCGAGGTGATGTCGGTGACCCAGCTTCGACGCGTCATCGAACAGCGCTGGCTGGCCTACCGCAGGTTCCGCCAGAAGGCCGTCGACTCGGCGGCCGGCGCATTCTGGGAAACCGATGACGACCTGGACCTGGACTGGCACGTTCAGCTCACGGCGCTGCCTGGCCGCGGCGGCAAGCGAGGTCTGGAGAAGTTCGTCAGCCAGCTGGCTTCCACGCCGCTCGATACGGGCCGGCCCTTGTGGCAGTTCCATCTGGTCGAACGGTACGAGGGCGGCAGCGCGCTGATTGCGCGCATCCACCACAGTTACGCCGACGGCATCGCGCTGGTGCAGGTGCTGTTGTCGCTGACCGATACCACGCGCGAACAGGTGAAGGGCAGCGACCTGCAGCGCGCCTGGCTCAAGCAGGACGGCGCCGACGTGGCGCGCCGGGTGGGCGCCGCGCAGCGCTACATGCAGCTGGGCTCGCGGATGGTCGAGAAGGGCATGGAGATGTATCGCGACCCCACGCTCGCCGCTGTCCTGGCGAAGGAAGGTGGCGAGATTGGCCGCGAGCTGCTGCACGCAATCACCTTGTCCGACGATCCGCCGTCGTTGCTCCGCGGGAAGCTCGGGGTCAGCAAGCGCGTGGCCTGGGCCGAGCCACTGGACCTGGAGGAAGTGAAGGCGGTGGGGCGTGCGTGCGAATGCACGGTCAACGACGTGCTGATGGCCACGGCCGCCGGCGCCTTGCGCGACTACATGATCGAGCGCGGCGACCGGGTCGACGGCATGACCCTGCGCGCCACCGTCCCCGTCAACCTCAGGCCGCTCGAGCATGCCCGCAAGCTGGGCAACCATTTCGGGCTGGTGTTCCTCGACCTGCCGGTAGGCGAGGCCAACCCGATCCGTCGCGTGGAGCGCGTGGCCGCGTGCATGACTTCGTTGAAGAACTCACGGCAGGCCATCGTGTCCTACGGCCTGCTGGCGGCGCTGGGCATGGCCCCCACCGCCGTGCAGGGTGTGGCGCTCGATCTGTTCAGCCGCAAGGCCACGCTGGTGGCGACCAACGTCCCCGGCCCGTCGCAGACGCTCTACATGGCCGGCTGCGCGTTGCGCGAGATGATGTTCTGGGTGCCGCAGACCGGTTCGATCGGCGTCGGCATCTCGATCATGAGCTACAACGGCCGTGTGCATTTCGGCCTGATCAGCGACGCCAAGCTGATCCCCGATCCCGACACCGTCATCAGCCGGTTCGGGTCGGAATTCGACAAGCTTGTTTACCTCTCGCTCATGAGCGACTGGGATTCGAAGCTGGACGGAACCGGCGCGGATTCGCTCGTTTCCAGCCAGGCACTGCATGCGCTGGACTTCGTCATGAGCTGA
- a CDS encoding OmpA family protein: MTSLLGACATTSGQYSQNDPNRDVNHTQRNALIGAAVGAAAGLLSGDDATERRQRALVGAGVGGLAGGAIGAYQDRQERALRERMEGTGVGVVRQGDNITLSMPGNITFAFNDSSLQPQFQPVLDDVARTLSEYNQTIVEVAGHTDNVGSDAYNHDLSVRRANSVANYLTAKGVIQQRLITVGAGESRPIATNDTDAGRAQNRRVEITLVPVRS, encoded by the coding sequence ATGACGTCGCTGCTGGGTGCCTGCGCCACCACGAGTGGCCAGTACTCGCAGAACGACCCCAACCGCGACGTCAACCACACCCAGCGCAATGCCCTGATCGGCGCGGCCGTGGGTGCCGCCGCGGGCCTGCTCAGTGGCGACGATGCCACCGAACGTCGCCAGCGCGCGCTGGTCGGCGCGGGTGTCGGCGGTCTGGCCGGCGGCGCGATCGGCGCCTACCAGGATCGCCAGGAACGCGCCCTGCGCGAGCGCATGGAAGGCACGGGCGTCGGCGTCGTGCGCCAGGGCGACAACATCACCCTGAGCATGCCCGGCAACATCACCTTCGCCTTCAACGATTCGAGCCTGCAGCCGCAGTTCCAGCCGGTGCTGGATGACGTCGCCCGCACGCTGTCCGAGTACAACCAGACGATCGTCGAAGTGGCCGGCCATACCGACAACGTCGGTTCCGATGCCTACAACCATGACCTGTCCGTCCGGCGCGCGAACTCCGTCGCCAACTACCTGACGGCCAAGGGCGTGATCCAGCAGCGCCTGATCACCGTCGGCGCCGGTGAGTCGCGTCCCATCGCGACCAACGACACCGATGCCGGTCGCGCCCAGAACCGTCGCGTCGAAATCACCCTGGTGCCGGTGCGCAGCTAA
- a CDS encoding MgtC/SapB family protein, translating into MDWQSQLAVVVTTAYAMTLGGVIGYERELKNRPAGFRTHTLVAGASALLLGMGVMAVDDPRLARLEGVQIDPLRLMEAVVAGVSFIGAGTIFGTRGRDTVAGITTAASLLMVAVIGAAAGLRYHWLAVLGTLLTLLVLTGLNTMERRFSHRPPSNPDDGNRQG; encoded by the coding sequence ATGGATTGGCAGTCACAGCTGGCCGTCGTGGTCACCACCGCGTATGCGATGACGCTGGGTGGCGTGATCGGCTACGAACGCGAACTCAAGAATCGACCGGCGGGATTCCGCACTCATACCCTGGTGGCCGGCGCCTCGGCACTGCTGTTGGGCATGGGCGTCATGGCCGTGGATGACCCGCGCCTGGCGCGCCTGGAGGGCGTCCAGATCGATCCGCTGCGGCTGATGGAAGCCGTCGTCGCAGGCGTTTCGTTCATCGGTGCCGGCACCATCTTCGGCACACGTGGCCGCGACACGGTCGCCGGCATCACGACCGCTGCCTCGCTGCTGATGGTGGCGGTGATCGGTGCCGCCGCCGGCCTTCGATACCACTGGCTGGCGGTGCTGGGCACGCTGCTTACGCTGCTGGTGCTCACGGGGCTCAATACGATGGAGCGCCGCTTCAGCCATCGCCCGCCCTCGAATCCCGATGACGGGAACCGTCAGGGCTGA
- a CDS encoding tyrosine-type recombinase/integrase, whose amino-acid sequence MPLTDTAIRKAKPLARPQKLVDGGGLYLLLQPSGARWWRWDYRRPVTAKRNTLSLGTYPETTLADARTRRDAARRQLAGGIDPGESRKAAKAAGVERSANSFEVVAREWLAKRNWVEGYRVKVAAWLANDVFPWIGDRPVMSLTAPDFLKVARRVEDRGAVESAHRILQNCGQVMRYAIATGRAERNPVADLRGALSTPPERHRAALTDPQDVGGLLRAIDSYAGSFVTKCALKLAPMLFVRPGELRHAEWGEFDLDKAEWNIPATKMKMGVPHLVPLSMQAVAVMRELQVLTGRGKYVFPSARGDGRPMSNNAVLSALRRMGFEKGEMSGHGFRAMARTILDEVLGFRPDYIEHQLAHAVRDPNGRAYNRTAHLHERRKMMQVWSEYLDSLKE is encoded by the coding sequence GTGCCCCTGACTGATACTGCTATTCGCAAAGCCAAGCCCTTGGCGAGGCCGCAAAAGCTCGTCGACGGCGGCGGGCTCTATCTCCTGTTGCAGCCGTCCGGCGCCCGCTGGTGGCGCTGGGACTACCGCAGGCCGGTCACGGCAAAGCGGAACACGTTGAGCCTCGGTACTTATCCGGAGACGACTCTGGCCGACGCCCGTACGCGCCGTGACGCTGCCCGCCGCCAATTGGCCGGGGGGATCGATCCTGGCGAGAGCCGAAAAGCGGCGAAGGCGGCCGGAGTCGAGCGGTCGGCCAACAGTTTCGAGGTCGTCGCCCGAGAATGGCTCGCCAAGCGGAATTGGGTGGAGGGCTACCGGGTCAAGGTGGCTGCCTGGCTTGCGAATGATGTCTTTCCATGGATTGGCGATCGTCCGGTCATGAGCCTGACCGCACCCGATTTCCTGAAGGTCGCTCGGCGGGTCGAAGACCGCGGGGCAGTGGAGTCAGCCCATCGAATCCTGCAGAACTGCGGGCAAGTGATGAGGTATGCGATTGCAACCGGACGTGCCGAGCGCAACCCTGTCGCGGACCTTCGCGGAGCCCTGAGCACTCCACCTGAGCGGCACCGCGCGGCCTTGACCGATCCGCAGGATGTTGGCGGCCTGCTTCGAGCCATCGACTCCTATGCGGGGTCTTTCGTTACGAAGTGCGCTCTGAAACTGGCACCGATGCTATTCGTGCGTCCCGGTGAACTGCGCCACGCTGAATGGGGCGAGTTCGACCTGGACAAGGCCGAATGGAACATTCCCGCAACCAAGATGAAGATGGGAGTTCCGCACCTGGTTCCGCTGTCGATGCAGGCCGTAGCCGTGATGCGAGAGCTGCAGGTGCTGACGGGGCGAGGCAAGTATGTGTTTCCCAGCGCGCGCGGAGACGGTAGGCCTATGAGCAATAATGCCGTGCTTTCGGCGCTGCGACGGATGGGCTTTGAGAAAGGCGAAATGAGCGGACATGGATTCCGTGCCATGGCTCGCACGATTCTGGACGAGGTCCTGGGCTTCCGGCCCGATTACATCGAACACCAGCTCGCCCATGCTGTCCGGGATCCCAACGGTCGTGCCTATAACCGTACGGCGCACCTGCATGAGCGACGCAAGATGATGCAGGTCTGGTCTGAGTATCTCGATTCGCTCAAAGAATGA